One window from the genome of Myxococcota bacterium encodes:
- a CDS encoding aldo/keto reductase produces the protein MPEPAGSPGAPDAPASLVRTAPRPIGSGLRVAPLAFGCWRLVAMTPAEARARLEAALDAGMNLVDTADVYGLDWGGAGFGAAEELLGRVLADAPGLRARMVLATKGGIRPPIPYDASARALREACEASLRRLGVEQVDLYQVHRPDLFTHPAEVAEALAALRDAGKIALAGVSNHTPAQTEALRAHLPFPLSTSQPELSAVQLGPLRDGTLDACMQHGTVPLAWSPLAGGRLATGEGVRPELLAVLDRLAAREGVDRAAIATAFVLAHPAAPVAIVGTTNVERLRAAPRALGVALAREDVYAIVQASEGVPLP, from the coding sequence ATGCCCGAACCCGCCGGCTCGCCGGGCGCGCCCGACGCCCCCGCCTCGCTCGTCCGCACCGCGCCGCGCCCGATCGGGAGCGGGCTTCGCGTCGCGCCGCTCGCCTTCGGGTGCTGGCGGCTCGTCGCGATGACGCCGGCCGAGGCGCGCGCGCGCCTCGAGGCCGCGCTCGACGCCGGCATGAACCTCGTGGACACGGCCGACGTGTACGGGCTCGACTGGGGCGGCGCGGGCTTCGGCGCGGCCGAGGAGCTGCTCGGCCGCGTGCTCGCGGACGCGCCCGGGCTGCGCGCGCGCATGGTGCTCGCGACGAAGGGCGGCATCCGCCCGCCCATTCCTTATGACGCGAGCGCGCGCGCGCTGCGCGAGGCGTGCGAGGCGTCGCTCCGGCGGCTCGGCGTCGAGCAGGTCGACCTCTACCAGGTGCACCGGCCCGACCTGTTCACGCACCCGGCCGAGGTGGCCGAGGCGCTCGCCGCGCTGCGCGACGCCGGCAAGATCGCGCTCGCCGGCGTCTCGAACCACACGCCCGCGCAGACGGAGGCGCTGCGCGCGCACCTCCCGTTCCCGCTCTCGACGTCGCAGCCCGAGCTCTCGGCCGTGCAGCTCGGGCCGCTCCGCGACGGGACGCTCGACGCGTGCATGCAGCACGGAACCGTTCCGCTCGCATGGAGCCCGCTCGCGGGCGGGCGGCTCGCGACGGGCGAGGGCGTGCGCCCCGAGCTGCTCGCCGTGCTCGACCGGCTGGCCGCGCGCGAGGGCGTCGACCGCGCGGCCATCGCGACGGCCTTCGTGCTCGCGCACCCCGCGGCGCCGGTCGCGATCGTCGGCACGACGAACGTCGAGCGCCTGCGCGCGGCGCCGCGCGCGCTCGGCGTCGCGCTCGCGCGCGAGGACGTCTACGCGATCGTGCAGGCGTCGGAAGGAGTGCCGCTGCCGTGA
- a CDS encoding helix-turn-helix domain-containing protein — MARPVPPERFDAILRAATAVFLRSGYRRTQMADVAAELGVAKGTLYLYVESKEALLEQVLLHADRAEPVALPRALPVPTPRPGAILRKVRARIRKEASLPLLAAASRRRRAADAPAELRGIVAELLRLLASHRDAIKLLDRCAPDYPELAAVWLDEGRTGVLALLEAWLRKRIAAGQLAPVADVRATARIVVELAAFWAVHRHWDPTPQTPGWSDAAVEAALVEFVERALRGDLP, encoded by the coding sequence GTGGCCCGCCCCGTCCCGCCCGAGCGCTTCGACGCCATCCTGCGCGCGGCGACCGCCGTGTTCCTGCGCAGCGGCTATCGCCGCACGCAGATGGCCGACGTCGCGGCCGAGCTCGGCGTCGCCAAGGGCACGCTCTACCTCTACGTCGAGAGCAAGGAGGCGCTGCTCGAGCAGGTGCTCCTGCACGCCGACCGCGCCGAGCCCGTCGCCCTCCCGCGCGCGCTGCCCGTTCCGACTCCGAGGCCCGGCGCCATCCTGCGCAAGGTGCGCGCGCGCATCCGCAAGGAGGCGTCGCTGCCGCTGCTCGCCGCCGCGTCGCGACGGCGCCGCGCGGCCGACGCGCCGGCCGAGCTGCGCGGCATCGTCGCCGAGCTGCTGCGCCTGCTCGCGTCGCACCGCGACGCCATCAAGCTCCTCGACCGCTGCGCGCCCGACTATCCCGAGCTCGCCGCCGTGTGGCTCGACGAAGGGCGCACCGGCGTGCTCGCGCTGCTCGAGGCGTGGCTGCGCAAGCGCATCGCCGCCGGCCAGCTCGCGCCCGTCGCCGACGTGCGCGCGACGGCGCGCATCGTCGTCGAGCTGGCCGCGTTCTGGGCCGTGCACCGCCACTGGGACCCGACTCCCCAGACCCCCGGCTGGAGCGACGCCGCCGTCGAGGCGGCGCTCGTCGAGTTCGTCGAACGCGCCCTGCGAGGAGACCTGCCATGA
- a CDS encoding thermonuclease family protein, whose translation MSRIWQRAARVCARTLSSAIAATALLPSPPARAGEFDACTATHVVDGDTLYVDCAGREHNVRLLRVDTPERNEPGYEAARDALSRAVEHRRLRLEFEEPGTPSYGTYGRLLAYVFAQLDARDADELFVNAELVRGGYSRFWTKYGRGRYASVLEAAEAEAPEPDPRATERRSFHGGTSAPDPRPDAEQPRAERTPRERAPSCCRVCRTGQPCGDSCISWSKTCRRGRGCACAAGE comes from the coding sequence ATGAGCCGCATCTGGCAGCGAGCCGCGCGCGTCTGCGCGCGCACCCTCTCGAGCGCGATCGCCGCCACCGCGCTCCTGCCTTCACCGCCCGCCCGCGCCGGCGAGTTCGACGCCTGCACGGCGACGCACGTCGTCGACGGCGACACCCTCTACGTCGACTGCGCCGGGCGCGAGCACAACGTGCGCCTCCTCCGCGTCGACACGCCCGAGCGCAACGAGCCCGGCTACGAAGCCGCGCGCGACGCGCTCTCGCGCGCCGTCGAGCACCGACGGCTGCGCCTCGAGTTCGAAGAGCCCGGCACGCCGAGCTACGGCACCTACGGGCGCCTCCTCGCCTACGTATTTGCGCAGCTCGACGCGCGCGACGCCGACGAGCTCTTCGTCAACGCCGAGCTCGTGCGCGGCGGCTACTCGCGCTTCTGGACGAAGTACGGCCGCGGACGCTATGCGAGCGTGCTCGAGGCTGCGGAAGCCGAGGCCCCCGAGCCCGACCCACGAGCGACCGAGCGCCGCAGCTTCCACGGCGGCACCTCGGCTCCCGACCCCCGGCCCGACGCCGAGCAACCGCGCGCCGAACGCACGCCGCGAGAGCGCGCGCCGAGCTGCTGCCGCGTCTGCCGCACCGGCCAACCCTGCGGCGACTCCTGCATCTCGTGGAGCAAGACGTGCCGACGGGGCCGCGGCTGCGCATGCGCGGCCGGCGAGTGA
- a CDS encoding LLM class flavin-dependent oxidoreductase, which produces MSLEVSWFSALCDDDYEFLGVADPQLRSSFEHCRNLVLAAERHGYDNVLLPSGYALGIDSVAFAGGVAPLLRRLKLLVAVRCGELWVPQLARQLATLDQMLGGRLTVNIISSDLPGQELASEPRYARTLETMQVLRALLDGERVDFRGEHLALALDPPAARTVSGRCPPLYFGGLSEPAREVAAAAADVYLMWPDTIDGVAATLADMRARAARHGRALRFGYRVHVVVRETEGEARAAAARLVSRLDDATGDAIRRRSLDSQSAGVRRQAELREAAEGDGFVEPHLWTGIGRARSGCGAAIVGDPGQVLAKLRAYQEMGIEAFILSGYPHMAECDLFARYVLPELRKG; this is translated from the coding sequence GTGAGCCTCGAGGTGAGCTGGTTCTCGGCGCTCTGCGACGACGACTACGAGTTCCTGGGCGTCGCCGACCCGCAGCTGCGCTCGTCGTTCGAGCACTGCCGCAACCTCGTGCTCGCGGCCGAGCGGCACGGCTACGACAACGTGCTCCTGCCCTCGGGCTATGCGCTCGGCATCGACTCGGTCGCGTTCGCGGGCGGCGTCGCGCCGCTGCTGCGGCGCCTCAAGCTCCTCGTCGCCGTGCGCTGCGGCGAGCTCTGGGTGCCGCAGCTCGCGCGCCAGCTCGCGACGCTCGACCAGATGCTCGGCGGCCGGCTCACCGTCAACATCATCTCGTCGGATCTCCCCGGGCAGGAGCTCGCGAGCGAGCCTCGTTATGCGCGCACGCTCGAGACGATGCAGGTGCTGCGCGCGCTGCTCGACGGCGAGCGCGTCGACTTCCGCGGCGAGCACCTCGCGCTCGCGCTCGACCCGCCGGCCGCGCGCACCGTCTCGGGGCGCTGCCCGCCGCTCTACTTCGGCGGGCTCTCCGAGCCCGCGCGCGAGGTCGCGGCCGCGGCCGCCGACGTCTACCTCATGTGGCCCGACACGATCGACGGCGTCGCCGCGACGCTCGCCGACATGCGCGCGCGCGCCGCGCGCCACGGCCGCGCGCTGCGCTTCGGCTACCGCGTGCACGTCGTCGTGCGCGAGACGGAGGGCGAGGCGCGCGCGGCCGCGGCGCGCCTCGTGTCGCGCCTCGACGACGCGACGGGCGACGCCATCCGCCGCCGCTCGCTCGACTCGCAGAGCGCGGGCGTGCGCCGGCAGGCCGAGCTGCGCGAGGCGGCGGAGGGCGACGGCTTCGTCGAGCCGCACCTGTGGACGGGCATCGGCCGCGCGCGCTCGGGCTGCGGCGCCGCCATCGTCGGCGACCCCGGCCAGGTGCTCGCCAAGCTGCGCGCCTACCAGGAGATGGGGATCGAGGCCTTCATCCTCTCGGGCTACCCGCACATGGCCGAGTGCGACCTCTTCGCGCGCTACGTGCTGCCGGAGCTGCGGAAGGGGTAG
- a CDS encoding DEAD/DEAH box helicase gives MDVFSLRDRIVGEFGQYVRSFIEIADDRIRSVVDGALDAGLLWPDPLIQINPAFAPGGTVEELVDEGVLHEECSRVFRIGKEQAGDVGRELRLHRHQADAIRIARKGANYVLTTGTGSGKSLSYIIPVVDHVLRNGSGKGIQAIVVYPMNALANSQEGELRKFLSHGYPDGRGPVTFRRYTGQESDQEKEAIRQSPPDILLTNYVMLELLLTRPDEISLVRGARGLRFLVLDELHTYRGRQGADVAMLVRRAREAFEAPGLQCVGTSATLASEGTVDEQRAEIARVATRLFGADVAPEHVIGETLQRITPDRALEDSTFQAELRARVVDGERKPPKAFDEFISDPLSIFIESTCGLRVDEESSRLVRVAPSSISGSGGAGNRLGRLTGVDEPRCVQAITDQLLASYGSDPNPRTGFPVFAFRLHQFIGRGDTVYASIDSEAERHLTVHGQRFVPGHRDRALFPLVFCRECGQEYYCVRDVLDSSTDRRCYAPRELSDRGGEEDTEAGFLYVNTKKPWSDDTEDLLELVPEDWIEESRKGLRIKRAHRDKIPRPIRVDGAGALSTSGFPCHFIRAPFPFCLACGVTYSGRQRSDFGKLTSLGTEGRSTATTILTLAGIRELRADEFLSPQAKKILSFTDNRQDASLQAGHFNDFVEVGLLRSALYRAAEAAGMQGLRHDELEQEVFKALNLDLALYASDPEVRFAALADTNRALRSVLGYRLYRDLQRGWRITSPNLEQCGMLEIEYESLRDLCAAERYWQARHPALAEASPDDRFKVAKVLLDLMRRELAIKVDALQSDAQEKIVARSRQRLISPWAIDEAEENALEHSKILLPRSRSKSDSREHFFLSPRSGFGQYLARGSTFPDYGEYLDLENRGRIACDLLAALKVAGIVEAVEEPRDADDVPGYQIVASSMVWKAGDGSRPFRDAIRVPRPSQTGGHSNSFFVEFYRGIADDGKGLTAREHTAQVPAAEREEREHAFRSARLPILYCSPTMELGVDIAELNAVNLRNMPPTPANYAQRSGRAGRSGQPAIVFSYCTNYSPHDQYFFRRPHEMVSGAVTPPRIDLANEDLIRAHVHAVWLAETRVPLEKSVAQLLDLSGEEPSLELLGEKRDGLGKLDALDRARDRASRILTALSLDLADARWYDDEWLDRTLNGALLNFDAACERWRDLYRAASRQQAVQHSVMTDASRSSDERAKAKRLRAEAESQLELLRDPENVVQSDFYSYRYFASEGFLPGYNFPRLPLSAFIPARRGKKRNDEFVSRPRFLAISEFGPRAVVYHEGARYLVNRVILTSERQGDTDDVVTSRAKMCEACGYLHDGFAPNTDGPDMCERCGAALGPPTSRLFRLQNVSTKRRD, from the coding sequence ATGGATGTATTCTCGCTCCGCGATCGGATCGTCGGCGAATTCGGGCAGTATGTTCGAAGCTTCATCGAGATCGCGGACGACCGAATCCGGTCCGTCGTCGACGGGGCGTTGGACGCGGGTCTCCTCTGGCCCGACCCGCTGATCCAGATCAACCCTGCGTTCGCGCCGGGTGGCACGGTCGAAGAGCTCGTGGATGAGGGCGTACTTCACGAGGAGTGCAGCCGCGTCTTTCGGATCGGCAAGGAGCAGGCTGGCGATGTCGGCAGAGAGTTGCGGCTCCATCGGCATCAGGCCGACGCGATCCGCATCGCGCGCAAGGGGGCGAACTACGTCCTCACGACCGGTACCGGCTCGGGCAAGAGCCTCTCCTACATCATTCCCGTCGTTGACCACGTCCTCCGCAACGGTTCCGGCAAGGGGATTCAAGCGATCGTCGTGTATCCGATGAATGCGCTCGCGAACAGCCAGGAGGGCGAGCTGCGGAAGTTCCTTTCGCACGGCTATCCGGATGGGCGCGGCCCGGTCACGTTCCGTCGTTACACGGGCCAGGAGAGCGATCAGGAAAAGGAAGCGATTCGCCAGTCGCCTCCCGACATCCTGCTGACCAACTACGTGATGCTCGAGCTCCTCCTGACCCGCCCCGACGAAATTTCACTCGTTCGCGGCGCGCGCGGGCTGCGGTTCCTCGTGCTCGACGAGCTGCATACGTACCGAGGGCGGCAGGGTGCGGACGTGGCAATGCTGGTGCGCCGTGCGCGCGAGGCGTTCGAGGCACCTGGTCTTCAGTGTGTAGGAACCTCGGCGACTCTGGCGAGTGAGGGCACGGTCGACGAACAGAGGGCGGAGATCGCAAGAGTCGCGACTCGCTTGTTCGGCGCGGATGTCGCCCCCGAGCACGTGATCGGAGAAACGCTTCAGCGCATCACGCCCGATAGAGCGCTCGAGGATTCGACCTTCCAGGCCGAGCTTCGCGCACGAGTCGTGGATGGCGAGCGCAAGCCGCCGAAGGCATTCGATGAGTTCATTTCTGATCCGTTGTCCATCTTCATCGAAAGCACCTGCGGTCTCCGGGTGGACGAGGAGTCGAGTCGTCTCGTTCGCGTAGCGCCGAGCTCGATCTCAGGGTCCGGTGGTGCGGGCAATCGTCTCGGCCGACTCACCGGAGTCGATGAACCCCGCTGCGTGCAAGCCATCACCGATCAGCTGCTCGCGAGCTACGGCTCCGATCCCAATCCGCGAACCGGATTCCCCGTATTCGCGTTCCGCCTCCATCAGTTCATCGGGCGCGGCGACACCGTCTACGCGTCGATCGACTCGGAGGCGGAGCGGCACCTCACCGTTCATGGCCAGCGCTTCGTACCGGGTCACCGGGACAGGGCTCTCTTCCCACTCGTGTTCTGTCGCGAGTGCGGGCAGGAGTACTACTGCGTCCGCGATGTGCTCGATTCCAGTACCGATCGGCGCTGCTACGCGCCTCGTGAGCTCTCGGATCGCGGCGGCGAGGAAGACACCGAGGCCGGGTTTCTCTACGTCAATACGAAGAAGCCTTGGTCGGACGACACGGAGGATCTGCTCGAGCTCGTCCCTGAAGATTGGATCGAAGAATCGCGGAAGGGCCTCCGCATCAAACGTGCGCACCGAGATAAGATTCCGCGGCCAATACGAGTTGACGGCGCTGGTGCGCTCTCGACGTCGGGCTTTCCGTGCCACTTCATCCGCGCGCCATTCCCCTTCTGCCTCGCGTGTGGTGTGACCTACAGCGGCCGCCAGCGTTCCGACTTCGGGAAGCTCACGTCGTTAGGTACAGAAGGCAGGAGCACTGCGACGACGATCCTGACGCTCGCGGGAATCCGTGAGCTGCGTGCGGACGAGTTCCTGTCTCCGCAGGCGAAGAAGATCCTCAGCTTCACCGACAACCGGCAGGACGCTTCGCTGCAAGCCGGGCACTTCAACGATTTCGTTGAGGTAGGCCTCCTGAGATCAGCGCTCTATCGGGCCGCCGAGGCGGCCGGGATGCAAGGGCTCCGCCACGATGAGCTCGAGCAGGAGGTATTCAAGGCGCTCAATCTCGACCTCGCACTCTACGCGAGTGACCCGGAGGTCAGGTTCGCGGCGTTGGCGGACACCAACCGGGCGCTTCGATCAGTGCTCGGCTACCGGCTCTACCGCGACTTGCAGCGGGGCTGGAGAATCACATCACCAAATCTCGAGCAGTGCGGGATGCTCGAGATCGAGTACGAGTCTCTCCGAGACCTTTGCGCAGCTGAGCGGTACTGGCAGGCGCGACACCCCGCTCTCGCCGAAGCGTCGCCCGACGACCGTTTCAAAGTCGCGAAGGTTCTACTCGATCTCATGCGGCGCGAACTCGCGATCAAGGTGGATGCGCTCCAGTCGGATGCGCAGGAGAAGATCGTCGCGCGCAGTCGTCAGCGGCTGATCAGTCCGTGGGCAATCGACGAAGCGGAGGAAAATGCCCTCGAGCATTCGAAGATTCTGCTTCCGCGGTCACGATCCAAGAGCGACTCCCGAGAGCACTTCTTCCTATCCCCGCGAAGTGGCTTTGGGCAGTACCTGGCGCGCGGAAGCACGTTTCCAGACTACGGCGAGTACCTCGATCTCGAGAACCGCGGCCGGATTGCGTGCGATCTGCTCGCAGCGTTGAAAGTCGCCGGCATCGTGGAAGCGGTCGAGGAGCCGCGCGACGCAGACGATGTGCCCGGCTACCAGATCGTTGCGTCATCAATGGTGTGGAAGGCGGGTGACGGGTCCCGCCCGTTTCGCGACGCGATTCGCGTTCCGCGGCCCTCGCAGACGGGTGGCCACTCGAACTCGTTCTTCGTCGAGTTCTATCGGGGCATTGCGGACGACGGGAAGGGTCTAACAGCGCGCGAGCACACCGCGCAGGTACCGGCGGCGGAACGCGAGGAACGTGAGCACGCGTTCCGATCGGCGCGCCTTCCGATCCTCTATTGCTCGCCGACGATGGAGCTCGGCGTAGACATCGCCGAGCTCAACGCTGTGAATCTGCGCAATATGCCACCTACGCCGGCGAACTACGCACAGCGATCCGGTCGCGCGGGGCGAAGCGGCCAGCCGGCGATCGTGTTCTCGTACTGCACCAACTACAGCCCTCACGACCAGTACTTCTTCCGGCGTCCGCACGAGATGGTCTCGGGTGCCGTGACCCCGCCGCGCATCGATCTCGCCAACGAAGACTTGATCCGAGCCCACGTTCACGCGGTCTGGCTCGCCGAGACGCGAGTTCCGCTCGAGAAGTCCGTTGCGCAGCTGCTCGATCTCTCGGGCGAGGAACCCAGCCTCGAGCTACTCGGCGAGAAGCGCGATGGGCTCGGAAAGCTCGATGCGCTCGATCGCGCGCGCGACCGCGCGTCGCGAATCCTCACCGCGCTCTCGCTGGATCTCGCCGATGCGCGTTGGTACGACGACGAGTGGCTAGACCGCACATTGAACGGTGCGCTCCTCAACTTCGATGCGGCGTGCGAGCGCTGGCGCGATCTCTACCGCGCTGCTTCTCGCCAGCAAGCGGTGCAGCACAGCGTCATGACCGACGCTTCGCGAAGCTCGGACGAACGCGCCAAGGCAAAGCGACTCCGCGCCGAAGCCGAGTCGCAGCTCGAGCTACTCCGCGACCCGGAGAACGTTGTCCAGTCCGACTTCTACTCGTACCGGTACTTCGCGAGCGAGGGTTTCCTACCCGGTTACAACTTCCCGCGCCTTCCGCTCTCGGCCTTCATTCCGGCGCGCCGAGGCAAGAAGCGGAACGACGAGTTCGTCTCGCGCCCTCGCTTCCTTGCGATCTCGGAGTTTGGTCCGCGAGCGGTCGTGTATCACGAAGGCGCTCGCTACCTCGTGAATCGCGTGATCCTCACGTCCGAACGCCAGGGCGACACGGACGACGTAGTCACCTCTCGCGCGAAGATGTGCGAAGCATGCGGCTACCTGCACGATGGCTTCGCGCCCAATACGGACGGCCCCGACATGTGCGAGCGATGCGGTGCCGCGCTCGGGCCTCCGACTTCGCGTCTCTTCCGGCTCCAGAACGTCTCGACCAAGCGCCGGGACC
- a CDS encoding pyrroloquinoline quinone-dependent dehydrogenase, which translates to MSRIAGFALVVASTLAIVTPGARARAEGAAAGAPSLATEWRYTEGAPGGGRYSPLADIARDDAGKLELVWSYRHGDYFEGSWPLAENRGSAFEATPLVVGGRLYVTTPTNRVVALDAATGRELWTFDPELERGRAYANKWINRGVAYWSEAAEASTGGTAAPSSGGAAAPCRERLFLATLDARLIALDAASGERCQGFGTLGEVDLTVGIAPLHDPWEYNVTSPGTVVGDVVVVGSAIADTLRPDEPPGDVRAFDVRTGALRWTFHTIPHEGEPGHETWKSGTALTGAANVWSTMVADLERNLVFLPVTSASPDFWGGDRPGDNLYSDSVVALDAATGAVRWHFQTVHHDLWDYDLAAPPVLARLTSGPATRDGAPRDVVIQATKHGFVFVLDRDTGLPVFPVEERPVPASDMPGEHASPTQPFPTAPPPLVPQRVDPSDLYAPTPAHLEACRAKLAPLRNEGLFTPPSPRGSITYPYTAGGANWSGAAFDPVRQLLVVPANNVAHVIHLEEVGERATGGGANVWPLRGVTLRNLRWLLTGKGTGQRFRLHPMSGRTLFAIDGTPCTPPPWGMLVGVDLTTGDVAWRASSSTRDGDPGSAVFGPALATASGLVFHGGTREAVLRVHDAETGERLATYDLPAGLHAGPITYRTAAGRQLLVVAPGGHVGLGSKLGDWVMAFGVGEE; encoded by the coding sequence ATGAGTCGCATCGCCGGATTCGCTCTCGTCGTCGCGAGCACGCTCGCCATCGTCACACCCGGCGCGCGCGCGCGCGCCGAGGGCGCCGCCGCCGGCGCGCCGTCGCTCGCGACCGAGTGGCGCTACACCGAAGGCGCGCCCGGCGGCGGGCGCTACTCGCCGCTCGCCGACATCGCGCGCGACGACGCCGGGAAGCTCGAGCTCGTCTGGAGCTACCGCCACGGCGACTACTTCGAGGGCAGCTGGCCGCTCGCCGAGAACCGCGGAAGCGCGTTCGAGGCGACGCCGCTCGTCGTCGGCGGGCGGCTCTACGTCACGACGCCGACGAACCGCGTCGTCGCGCTCGACGCCGCGACCGGCCGCGAGCTCTGGACGTTCGACCCCGAGCTCGAGCGCGGCCGCGCCTACGCCAACAAGTGGATCAACCGCGGTGTGGCGTACTGGAGCGAGGCCGCCGAGGCGAGCACCGGCGGCACGGCCGCACCCAGCTCCGGCGGCGCGGCTGCGCCGTGCCGCGAGCGCCTCTTCCTCGCGACGCTCGACGCGCGGCTCATCGCGCTCGACGCCGCGTCCGGTGAGCGCTGCCAAGGCTTCGGGACGCTAGGCGAGGTCGACCTCACGGTCGGCATCGCGCCGCTCCACGACCCCTGGGAGTACAACGTCACGTCGCCCGGCACCGTCGTCGGCGACGTCGTCGTCGTCGGCTCGGCGATCGCCGACACGCTGCGGCCCGACGAGCCGCCCGGCGACGTGCGCGCGTTCGACGTGCGCACCGGCGCGCTCCGCTGGACGTTCCACACCATTCCGCACGAGGGCGAGCCCGGCCACGAGACGTGGAAGTCCGGGACCGCGCTCACCGGCGCCGCGAACGTGTGGTCGACGATGGTGGCCGACCTCGAGCGCAACCTCGTCTTCCTGCCCGTGACGAGCGCGAGCCCCGACTTCTGGGGCGGCGACCGCCCCGGCGACAACCTCTACAGCGACTCCGTCGTCGCGCTCGATGCCGCCACCGGCGCCGTGCGCTGGCACTTCCAGACCGTGCACCACGACCTCTGGGACTACGACCTCGCCGCCCCGCCCGTGCTCGCCCGACTAACGTCCGGGCCCGCCACGCGCGACGGCGCCCCTCGCGACGTCGTCATCCAGGCCACCAAGCACGGCTTCGTCTTCGTGCTCGACCGCGACACCGGCCTCCCCGTCTTTCCCGTCGAGGAGCGCCCCGTTCCCGCGAGCGACATGCCGGGCGAGCACGCCTCGCCCACGCAGCCCTTCCCGACCGCGCCGCCGCCGCTCGTGCCCCAGCGCGTCGACCCGAGCGACCTCTACGCGCCCACGCCCGCGCACCTCGAGGCCTGCCGCGCCAAGCTCGCCCCCCTGCGCAACGAAGGCCTCTTCACACCCCCGAGCCCGCGCGGCTCCATCACCTATCCCTATACCGCCGGCGGCGCCAACTGGTCGGGCGCCGCCTTCGACCCCGTGCGCCAGCTCCTCGTCGTGCCCGCGAACAACGTCGCGCACGTCATCCACCTCGAAGAGGTCGGCGAGCGCGCCACCGGCGGCGGCGCGAACGTCTGGCCCCTGCGCGGCGTGACCCTCCGCAACCTCCGCTGGCTCCTCACCGGCAAGGGCACCGGCCAGCGCTTCCGCCTCCACCCCATGAGCGGCCGCACCCTCTTCGCCATCGACGGCACGCCCTGCACCCCACCGCCGTGGGGCATGCTAGTCGGCGTCGACCTGACCACGGGCGATGTCGCCTGGCGCGCATCCTCGAGCACGCGCGACGGCGACCCCGGCTCGGCCGTGTTCGGCCCGGCCCTCGCCACCGCCTCCGGGCTCGTCTTCCACGGCGGTACGCGCGAGGCAGTGCTGCGAGTGCACGACGCAGAGACCGGCGAGCGCCTCGCCACCTACGACCTCCCCGCCGGCCTCCACGCCGGCCCCATCACCTACCGCACGGCAGCCGGCCGTCAGCTCCTGGTCGTCGCACCCGGCGGCCACGTCGGGCTGGGGTCGAAGCTCGGGGACTGGGTGATGGCGTTCGGGGTGGGGGAGGAGTAG
- a CDS encoding endonuclease NucS, giving the protein MWRGKSRGCEALAAAAFDDEAALHALVEDAPQLLPLAGADGLAILGREVAVGSGYVDLRGVESSGRLVVIEIKVAHNAEARRKVVSQVLDYAASLRGTSLDSLERTLAPSLRAQGFTAIEDVVRAQSQSGAFDVATLREGLAASVTSGRFRLALVLDTVPLQLAGLPATSPPSPGASTSTSSRCASASSRASGCSFPAAWTSTGRVRPLVSGRARRRAS; this is encoded by the coding sequence GTGTGGCGGGGCAAGTCGCGCGGCTGCGAGGCGCTCGCAGCGGCTGCGTTCGATGACGAGGCGGCACTGCATGCGCTCGTGGAGGATGCGCCGCAGCTCCTGCCGCTCGCCGGCGCGGATGGGCTCGCGATCCTCGGACGCGAGGTCGCCGTCGGCTCGGGCTACGTGGACCTGCGGGGCGTCGAGTCTTCGGGCCGGCTCGTAGTCATCGAGATCAAGGTCGCACACAACGCCGAGGCGCGGCGCAAGGTCGTCTCGCAGGTGCTCGACTACGCCGCGAGCCTTCGCGGCACCAGCCTCGATTCGCTCGAGCGCACGCTCGCGCCCTCGCTGCGCGCGCAAGGCTTCACTGCGATCGAGGATGTCGTGCGCGCACAAAGCCAGTCCGGGGCCTTCGACGTTGCGACACTTCGTGAAGGGCTGGCTGCGAGCGTCACCTCCGGGCGATTCCGGCTCGCGCTCGTGCTCGACACCGTGCCTCTCCAGCTCGCGGGCCTCCCGGCTACCTCGCCACCGTCGCCGGGGGCCTCGACATCGACCTCGTCGAGATGCGCCAGTGCGAGCTCGCGGGCGAGCGGTTGCTCGTTCCCCGCCGCGTGGACTTCGACGGGTCGAGTTCGCCCGCTCGTCTCGGGACGCGCGCGCCGAAGGGCGAGCTGA